A window of the Nisaea acidiphila genome harbors these coding sequences:
- a CDS encoding putative quinol monooxygenase has protein sequence MIVIAVNLVVDAADADAFETRLRKHAANSLTQPGCKGFLVARDQENAGSFHLWESYDDMDAFEEHKNAGFMADFREYSTPLVKERHLAICDLVPGGVAEHEGLVV, from the coding sequence ATGATCGTGATTGCCGTCAACCTCGTGGTCGATGCAGCCGACGCGGACGCGTTCGAGACCCGTTTGCGCAAGCATGCCGCCAACAGCCTGACCCAGCCTGGCTGCAAGGGCTTCCTCGTTGCCCGCGACCAGGAGAATGCGGGCAGTTTCCATCTCTGGGAAAGCTATGACGACATGGATGCGTTCGAGGAACACAAGAACGCGGGCTTCATGGCCGATTTCCGGGAGTATTCGACGCCGCTGGTCAAGGAGCGCCACCTCGCGATCTGCGACCTGGTGCCCGGCGGCGTGGCCGAGCACGAGGGTCTGGTCGTTTAG